AACCTCGTCAGATCCAGGACAAAATGGACATTGATCTTTTGATATATTTCTCCCACTAACTATAGGTCTTTTTCCTCTTCCTCTACAAAATATAACTTCTTTATCCGTTAACATATCAAAACTATAATTACTATTATAAAATTTAACCTTCATTTTCTTATCCTCCATTAGCTTAATACTAATTTGTCTAAAACTTTATTTACTTCTTAGTTAAATAAATATAATACCTCAGTAGAATAAATAAAATAAACTTACATAAAATAAAGAAGCTATTAATATAATATTATTTTTATAATGGGAGTGTGCACATGGATATAGAGTATTTAGTAATTTCTTTATCTGCAAAATCTGATACTGAAATTCAAGATAAAATTAATGAATTAAGTTTAGTCGGTTGGCAATTAGAATTTGTACTTCCTGACGGTAGACACTACTTCAAAAGACATGAAGTAGAATTATAATCCAAGAATTGTTTCTCATTACTGAACACTATCCTTCAGTCCTATTTTAATAGTAAAGAGTGAAAAGCTAAAAAGTATTTTCATTTTACCTCTTCACTCTTCACCATTCCTTACTCACTCTTCAATACTTTTCCCTCTTTATATACAGGAACTACATTTGTAATATCCTTCTTACAACAATAAATAAAATCATCTTGAAGTCCCAATTCCATTATTCTTCTATAATGTCTAGCTTCTTTTATATAATCTTCTACATTATCATTATTTTTATAAACAAATAATGCTGTTTTAGCTATATCAGATAACTCTGTTTCATTTTCCATGTTGCATAAGTGATTAATTATATGCCCTCCACATATAAAATCATCTATTGAAAATTCACCTTCTGTTCCAGCATTAACAATAACTACATCGTCACCTATCTCAACAAGTTTTTTAGCTACTGCTTCTCCGTTAATCATTGCTGCCATAATTAAAGTTTTCCCTTTTTCACATCCTTTAATTGCACGTGTTCCATTTGATGTTGTCATAGTTACTATTTTACCCGCTACCTTGTCCTCAGTATATTCTAATGGAGAATTTGAAAAATCAAAACCTTCTATTTTAATAGCATGCCTTTCTCCTCCCAGTAAACAATCATTTTTATCTTTCAAGGCCAATGCTTCTTCTATTGTAACTACAGGTATAACTTCTTTACAGTTGTTTTTTATTGCAGTAACGATAACACTCGTTGCTCTTAACATATCTATCACAACTACAGATTTACCTATTAGCTTGTCCTCTTTAATAAAATCCACTGATGGTACTAAATCTATCTTCATATCTAGTTTTCCCCTCCGTTTTTAGTATATTTAAACCCTTTAATCTCTTTAAAATTCATTCCTTGATATATGCCTCTATCTCTAAGAGTATTATCAATAGCATTTAAAATCTCCCACTTTTTTAAACTCCACATTGGTCCTATTAAAAGTTGACGAGGTGCATCACCTGTAAGTCTATGAATAACAATATCTTCTCTTATATACCCTACAGCCTCACACACCAAATCTATATACTCTTCCTTTGTTAAAAAATCAAATGGCTCTTTTTCATACTCTTCCGCCATTTTTGTATTTTTCATAAGATGCAATAGATGTATCTTTATTCCTTGAATATCTTGATTTGATAGATATTTTATAGTGTCAAGCATATCTTCTCTAGATTCACCAGGAAGTCCAAAAATACTATGAACTACTGTATCTATCCCTCTATCTCTTAATCCTTTTAATCCTTTTTCAAATGTAGTTAATGGATAGGCTCTGTTTATTCTTTCAGCAGTTTTATCACTAACACATTGTAAACCTAGCTCTACCCATACATAAACCTCTTTACTCATCTCTTCTAATAAATCTAATACATCTTCAGGTAAACAGTCTGGACGAGTTCCTATCGCTAACCCTACTACCCCATCCTTTGAAATAGCTTCTTTATATTTTTTCCTTAACTCATCTACTGGAGCATAGGTATTAGTATATGCTTGAAAATAAGCTATTAATTTACCATTACTCCACTTCTTATTCATCATATCTTTTATATCATCAAATTGATCCGATATTGATTGCACTCTATTTCCAGCAAAATCTCCTGATCCGCTAGAACTACAATAAGTACATCCTCCCTTTGCTACTGTCCCATCTCTATTAGGACAAGAAAACCCTCCATCAAGTGAAATCTTAAATACTTTTTCATTAAATTTCTCTCTTAAAAATGAATTTAAAGTATAATATGATTTTCCTCCCCACTTATTACTTACCATTTATTTATCCTCTACTTTCTTATTTTCATAGTTCTCTAAATTTAGCTTATAATTATCTTCATAATTATATTTTTTATTTTTAACTTTATAATAAAGATATTCATCCTCAAAATCAACGTAAGTTATATCATTTTCTTCTAATGGAAATTCCTTTTCAAAGTCAAAGTCTATTTTATCTCTATTCTTTGCAAAATACGCCTCTATTCCTTTATTTCCATTACTAATATACTGAACTAATATATATTTTTCTTTAGGACTATATGCTACAAACTCAACTCTCTTATTTTCTAATATATCAAGACAATTAACCTTCATTCCTATAGGTGTATCACTATCTGTCTTTTCTTCCTTGTCCCACTGATTTTCTATATCAAAAGTAAATATATATGAATCTTTATCATAAGTTGTTACTATCCCCTGTTCTACATCAAAGCCTAATGTCAATGTAATTATATTATCTGTATTTATTTTTACCTTATTTATTTCTACGTTATCTTCTTTATTTATATCATACTGGGGAAAACTAAATTTATTTAAAACTAAATAATTATTAGCATCATTTTTAAATCTAACTCTTACTTCATCTCCATCTTTCACTAATTCTCCTTCTATTAATGGAGAAACTTCTACTATTTTATATTTATCTTTTTGTCTCTCTACTTTTATCTTTATAGTTTCTGAACTACTATATCCTTGTAATAAATCACATCTTATTATTCCAAAAGTATACTCTCCCTTTTCCCCAATTTCAACTTCCTCCTTTAAGTTATAACTTACAATTTTTAAATTGCTACTTTGATTTATTGTATTATTAGCTTCCTCTTCAACTAATAATTCTTTATTTTGCTCATATTTCTCTTGAACTAAATTTTTCATAAATTCTTTTGCGATAGATTTTCCTTCATACAAATTGAAGTCTGTAGCAGTCTTTTCAATAGAAACTCCTTTATCACTACATCCTACTAATAAAAAAATACTTAAAAATAATGCCATAATCCTCTTCATAGTATCTCTCCGTTTCTTCTTTTATTAATTATTTTGTGATATTAATAATTATTTATGTAATTATCTTAAAATTTCAGTGTATATATTAATGAACCCATTATTTAAGGAGGAATTATGAAAAAAAAATCATCTTTACAAATAGGTCTAGTCTTTATTGGAACTATCGTCGGTGCCGGTTTAGCTTCTGGACAAGAAATAACTCAATTTTTTACTAACTATGGTAAAATATCTTTTATAGCTTTATTTATCCCACTTATAATCTACATAATCTTAGGAAAGGCTGTAATAAATATATCTGTTAAACATAATTTAAATTCATATTCAGAACTATGCACTCTAGTTTCTCCAGGCTTTCTTGGAAAAGCTACTGGATTTGTAACAACCTTATACTTATTAAGTTCTTGTTCCATAATTATTGCTGGATCTGGCGCCTTATTAAATCAATACTTTGGAATTCCAAAAATCGTAGGAAGTTTAATTATAATACTTATTGCTATTCTGACTCTTATGAAAAATACTGATGGCTTATTCGCGATAAATTCATTTATTGTTCCAATGCTAATTTCTATAATAGCGATAATATTTATTTTTTATGTAGGGTTCTCTCCTACTACTTCTATAGAATCTCATAATATATATCCATATAAAAATCTTTGGATTGTTTCAGCCTTTCTTTACGGTGGATTTAATATAATGGGATGTAGTGGGGTTATAGTACCTCTTTCCAGTGAAATAAAAGATAAAAAGAAACTTTTTAAAGGCTTACTCATAGGAGCTATTTCTCTTACAGTAATCTCTCTAGCTATAAACTACCTATTATCTTGTAATT
Above is a genomic segment from Clostridium bornimense containing:
- a CDS encoding transporter, with the protein product MKKKSSLQIGLVFIGTIVGAGLASGQEITQFFTNYGKISFIALFIPLIIYIILGKAVINISVKHNLNSYSELCTLVSPGFLGKATGFVTTLYLLSSCSIIIAGSGALLNQYFGIPKIVGSLIIILIAILTLMKNTDGLFAINSFIVPMLISIIAIIFIFYVGFSPTTSIESHNIYPYKNLWIVSAFLYGGFNIMGCSGVIVPLSSEIKDKKKLFKGLLIGAISLTVISLAINYLLSCNFNSIHKFEIPLLFVADRFGKVIQCFLLMVIFFEMFSTIVSDTFSISKTLDSAFNIPYKYGMFIVLTIGIFVSQLGFKNLISTLYPAFGVISVFFMISVLIYNKNDKKSTAIREQ
- a CDS encoding TIGR01212 family radical SAM protein (This family includes YhcC from E. coli K-12, an uncharacterized radical SAM protein.) produces the protein MVSNKWGGKSYYTLNSFLREKFNEKVFKISLDGGFSCPNRDGTVAKGGCTYCSSSGSGDFAGNRVQSISDQFDDIKDMMNKKWSNGKLIAYFQAYTNTYAPVDELRKKYKEAISKDGVVGLAIGTRPDCLPEDVLDLLEEMSKEVYVWVELGLQCVSDKTAERINRAYPLTTFEKGLKGLRDRGIDTVVHSIFGLPGESREDMLDTIKYLSNQDIQGIKIHLLHLMKNTKMAEEYEKEPFDFLTKEEYIDLVCEAVGYIREDIVIHRLTGDAPRQLLIGPMWSLKKWEILNAIDNTLRDRGIYQGMNFKEIKGFKYTKNGGEN
- a CDS encoding 2-phosphosulfolactate phosphatase family protein — translated: MKIDLVPSVDFIKEDKLIGKSVVVIDMLRATSVIVTAIKNNCKEVIPVVTIEEALALKDKNDCLLGGERHAIKIEGFDFSNSPLEYTEDKVAGKIVTMTTSNGTRAIKGCEKGKTLIMAAMINGEAVAKKLVEIGDDVVIVNAGTEGEFSIDDFICGGHIINHLCNMENETELSDIAKTALFVYKNNDNVEDYIKEARHYRRIMELGLQDDFIYCCKKDITNVVPVYKEGKVLKSE